In Sodalis ligni, a single genomic region encodes these proteins:
- a CDS encoding Kdo hydroxylase family protein, whose amino-acid sequence MSDNKIVFEHAVTTFTHERWDADGQDAPFALEALEEGKILFFPHLSFSLTADEIALLDPTLVDPKRKNISFQPLKNRLTGVAATERIPAVRHLLERYYQDCCRLAAAILPLYRQTLHSPANTLRLHPITAWTNTPSWRKDDSRLHVDAFPSRPTHGQRILRIFTNINPNGENRSWRVGEPFPQLAQRFLPNLGRYSPLNSWLLNKMGITKTRRSHYDHLMLQLHDAMKSDRDYQQYGPQLAVDFPPGSSWICFSDQTPHAAMNGQFMLEQTFFLPPEAMKNPRRAPVKVLESLLHKPLIQPF is encoded by the coding sequence ATGTCAGATAATAAAATTGTCTTTGAGCACGCCGTAACCACGTTTACCCATGAACGGTGGGACGCGGACGGGCAAGATGCGCCTTTCGCCCTGGAAGCGCTGGAAGAGGGAAAAATACTTTTTTTCCCCCACCTCTCGTTTAGCCTGACCGCGGATGAAATCGCCCTCCTGGATCCGACGCTGGTGGATCCGAAACGGAAGAATATCAGCTTCCAGCCGCTGAAAAACCGGCTCACCGGGGTGGCGGCGACGGAACGAATCCCGGCGGTACGGCATTTGCTTGAACGCTACTACCAGGACTGCTGCCGTCTGGCGGCGGCGATACTCCCCCTATACCGGCAGACCCTGCACAGCCCCGCCAATACCCTGCGGCTGCATCCGATTACCGCCTGGACAAACACCCCCTCATGGCGCAAAGACGATAGCCGCCTGCATGTGGATGCCTTCCCTTCACGCCCTACCCACGGCCAGCGCATACTGCGCATCTTCACCAATATCAATCCCAACGGGGAAAACCGCTCCTGGCGGGTGGGTGAGCCTTTTCCGCAGCTGGCGCAGCGCTTCCTGCCGAATCTCGGCCGCTACTCCCCGCTGAACAGCTGGCTGCTGAACAAGATGGGCATCACCAAAACCCGCCGCAGCCACTATGACCATCTGATGCTGCAGCTGCACGACGCCATGAAGTCGGACCGGGATTACCAGCAGTACGGACCGCAGCTGGCGGTGGATTTCCCCCCCGGCAGCAGCTGGATCTGTTTTTCCGATCAGACGCCCCACGCGGCGATGAACGGGCAATTCATGCTGGAACAGACTTTTTTCTTGCCGCCGGAGGCCATGAAAAATCCTCGCCGCGCGCCGGTAAAGGTACTGGAGTCTCTGCTGCATAAGCCGCTGATTCAGCCTTTTTGA
- a CDS encoding FUSC family protein, with protein MGVAAQSIAEPMAKIGRFFQRPDYFFALRFWLATLLAWAAAFSLQLDKPYWAIMTVAVVSYPSQGMLIAKFIARLVGTVVGILMVTWLAGISLNAPWLMSLYLALWLSLCTYIAGRYSGMVTYGCALCGYTSAIVGFGISVSPTPYTLFFISQARLSEIALGLAAALLVTFALPSRLDNRLFLQAAQGNSHRMRDLFQSCLHRYVPERALFQRWYELVTGLMNAELLAANDSLSPATDNTLRRRQSRLTRRQLSSASGLLSLHSMSALLLHDSGADAGDYLNEVEKWLGPRPFPPDTAPPWPPDGLMAHRAGQHFCLTLRSCLDDAGAEAAGWAESRTGQVFAGARVFRDSHEMLLNAVRTFCSVLAGVFFWLGNDWDMGYILTVLIGISCALGAHYPAVSKLVLVVLAAVVLAVPVAYVLLFYAFISASELLPAMLAMTPVLLLAGAGKSLSPLHSYFSCVYAGVIFLINFANPMDYDFSRFANMAVAAVFSVLIVAVVFISFPKAPTGPNWYG; from the coding sequence ATGGGGGTGGCGGCGCAAAGCATCGCCGAACCGATGGCGAAGATCGGCCGGTTTTTCCAGCGTCCGGATTACTTTTTTGCCCTGCGTTTTTGGCTGGCGACGCTGTTGGCCTGGGCGGCCGCTTTTTCTCTGCAGCTGGATAAACCCTATTGGGCCATTATGACGGTGGCGGTGGTAAGTTACCCCAGCCAGGGGATGCTCATCGCCAAGTTTATCGCCCGGCTGGTGGGCACCGTGGTGGGTATCCTGATGGTGACCTGGCTTGCCGGCATCAGCCTGAACGCGCCCTGGCTGATGTCGCTCTATCTGGCGCTATGGCTCTCCCTTTGCACTTATATTGCCGGCCGCTATAGCGGGATGGTGACCTATGGCTGCGCCCTGTGCGGCTATACGTCGGCCATTGTGGGTTTCGGCATCTCGGTGTCGCCTACGCCCTATACGCTGTTTTTCATCAGCCAGGCCCGGCTGTCGGAAATCGCGTTGGGTCTGGCCGCCGCGCTGCTGGTGACCTTTGCGCTGCCGTCCCGGCTGGATAATCGATTGTTTTTGCAGGCGGCGCAGGGTAATAGCCACAGGATGCGGGACCTGTTCCAATCCTGCTTGCACAGGTATGTGCCGGAACGGGCGCTGTTCCAGCGATGGTATGAACTGGTGACCGGTTTGATGAATGCCGAACTGCTGGCGGCGAACGACTCCCTGTCTCCGGCCACTGATAATACCCTGCGCCGGCGGCAGTCCCGTCTTACCCGCCGGCAGCTGAGCTCGGCGAGCGGCCTGTTATCCCTGCACTCCATGTCCGCGCTGCTGCTGCATGACAGCGGCGCGGATGCGGGGGACTATCTCAATGAAGTGGAAAAATGGCTGGGCCCGCGTCCTTTTCCGCCCGATACCGCGCCCCCTTGGCCGCCGGACGGTTTGATGGCCCACCGCGCCGGTCAACACTTCTGTTTAACCCTGCGTTCCTGTCTGGATGACGCGGGGGCAGAGGCCGCCGGATGGGCGGAAAGCCGGACGGGGCAAGTATTTGCCGGGGCCCGGGTGTTTCGCGATAGCCATGAAATGCTGCTGAATGCCGTCCGGACCTTTTGCAGCGTCCTGGCGGGCGTATTTTTCTGGTTGGGGAACGACTGGGATATGGGCTATATCCTTACCGTACTCATCGGTATTTCCTGCGCCTTGGGCGCGCATTATCCCGCGGTGAGCAAATTGGTGCTGGTGGTCTTGGCCGCCGTCGTCCTGGCGGTGCCGGTGGCTTATGTGCTGTTGTTCTACGCGTTTATCTCTGCCTCCGAACTGTTGCCCGCCATGCTGGCCATGACCCCGGTGCTGTTGCTCGCCGGCGCGGGGAAATCCCTTTCCCCGTTGCATTCATATTTTTCATGTGTTTATGCTGGGGTCATTTTTCTGATTAATTTTGCCAACCCCATGGACTATGATTTTTCCCGCTTTGCCAATATGGCGGTGGCGGCGGTCTTTAGCGTGCTTATCGTCGCCGTGGTCTTTATTTCATTCCCCAAAGCGCCGACCGGGCCAAACTGGTACGGATGA
- a CDS encoding HlyD family secretion protein, with protein sequence MKAIGKYILSVIMLFMIVVVSYRLWNFYTLGPWTRDAKIRGEVIQIAAEVPGKLIHLPITDDQKVSRGDLLLAIDPSDYQINLDNALAKSAQLIIQRDQALHQYARRARLTNQVISQEDLETAKTALSSLNNQIDQATIAIKKARLDLSRTKIYAPADGYVTNLGLREGNYISAGQSLLALVDANSFYVMAYFEETKLRYIAAGKPVEIDPYDGGQPLYGHITGIGRAIVDQSASTGEQLLQNVEPDYPWVRLAQRIPVRIAIDRRDGGAAYPPLIAGTTCTVKIRDR encoded by the coding sequence ATGAAAGCGATTGGGAAATATATTCTCAGTGTGATCATGCTATTTATGATTGTGGTTGTAAGCTATCGACTGTGGAATTTTTACACCCTCGGCCCCTGGACCCGGGATGCCAAAATCCGGGGGGAAGTTATACAAATCGCGGCGGAGGTGCCGGGCAAACTGATCCACCTGCCCATCACCGACGATCAGAAAGTCAGCCGGGGCGACCTGCTGTTGGCCATCGATCCCAGCGATTATCAAATCAACCTCGATAACGCGCTGGCCAAATCGGCACAGCTGATTATCCAGCGGGACCAAGCGCTGCATCAATACGCCCGGCGCGCGCGGTTGACCAATCAGGTTATTTCCCAAGAAGATCTTGAAACGGCCAAAACAGCGTTGTCCTCATTGAATAATCAAATTGATCAGGCAACCATTGCCATCAAAAAAGCCCGTCTGGACTTGAGCCGCACCAAAATATATGCCCCCGCCGACGGTTACGTCACCAATCTGGGATTACGGGAAGGAAATTACATCAGCGCCGGGCAATCCCTGCTGGCGCTGGTGGATGCGAATTCCTTTTATGTCATGGCCTATTTTGAAGAAACAAAATTGCGCTATATTGCCGCCGGCAAACCGGTGGAAATCGACCCTTATGACGGCGGGCAACCCCTGTACGGACATATTACCGGCATCGGACGGGCAATCGTCGATCAAAGCGCGTCGACCGGAGAGCAGCTATTGCAAAACGTTGAGCCCGATTATCCCTGGGTTCGTCTGGCGCAGCGGATTCCGGTACGGATTGCCATTGACCGCCGGGACGGCGGGGCGGCTTATCCGCCGCTGATCGCGGGTACCACCTGCACCGTAAAAATAAGGGACCGCTAA
- a CDS encoding DUF1656 domain-containing protein — protein MKDLTLGAIIFFPALIWVILLGFFIWLLVRVAYRDIIFNGYFWHPNLIDLGVLFLCIYLSHKVIISLEILL, from the coding sequence ATGAAAGATCTCACGCTGGGAGCGATTATATTTTTCCCGGCACTGATATGGGTTATTTTACTTGGTTTTTTTATCTGGCTGCTGGTGCGTGTAGCCTATCGGGATATCATTTTTAACGGTTATTTCTGGCATCCAAATCTTATTGATCTTGGTGTCTTGTTTTTGTGTATTTATTTAAGCCATAAAGTGATTATCTCGCTGGAAATCTTATTATGA
- a CDS encoding PucR family transcriptional regulator — protein sequence MLYVPTLSPSLRENTLSLADNLTVMTDGVFSSLPKMKEYADLTPVVRLDVNESITFSARLWFGSILNGTPPSQEDLQLFQEFGKRRVHQGTPLPALLRAFRLGALELWRGYILIAERNESLRGELLFNISPYLLEYFDEMAQLISQAYLKEQFRQARWRESLQHQLYGIIFTFPEETGEFHKTAAALGLDPSAPRIAFAVELPEADSNSPQFAQELDSVVSGIARRLTVAEDFLLRVWHHGRLVIWVPAVPGNAMNANDRMMAGRVAELREALPSSAMMGVGLMGQGARGWASTADEAIRALDFGMRCDDGRRVYFYSDIVMEESVRGTDTTLRYLVSLIEQLSGDPDLLLTLETYFEQCQRRKAAASVLGIHPNTLNYRLERIEKLLGARLDDVGWTTKLYVALKLRRAGPRIALNPDA from the coding sequence ATGCTGTACGTGCCGACGCTTTCCCCCTCCCTGCGGGAAAACACCTTATCCCTGGCGGACAATCTGACGGTTATGACGGACGGGGTGTTCTCATCGTTGCCCAAAATGAAAGAATATGCCGATTTGACGCCGGTGGTGAGGCTGGATGTCAATGAATCCATCACCTTTTCCGCCCGTCTCTGGTTCGGGTCCATTTTGAACGGAACGCCGCCCTCGCAGGAGGATTTGCAGCTATTCCAGGAGTTCGGCAAACGGCGGGTGCATCAGGGCACGCCGCTGCCGGCGCTGCTGCGGGCGTTCAGACTGGGGGCCTTGGAATTATGGCGCGGGTATATCCTTATCGCGGAACGAAACGAAAGCCTGCGCGGGGAGCTGCTGTTTAACATCTCGCCTTATTTGCTGGAGTATTTTGATGAAATGGCGCAGCTGATTTCCCAGGCATACCTCAAGGAACAGTTCCGTCAGGCACGCTGGCGGGAATCTTTACAACACCAATTGTACGGTATTATTTTCACTTTTCCCGAAGAAACCGGGGAATTCCACAAAACCGCGGCGGCGCTGGGGCTGGATCCGTCTGCCCCCCGCATTGCTTTCGCCGTGGAGCTCCCGGAGGCGGATAGCAATTCCCCGCAGTTTGCCCAGGAACTCGATAGCGTGGTGTCAGGAATTGCGCGCCGGCTTACCGTAGCCGAGGATTTTCTGTTGCGTGTCTGGCACCACGGGCGGCTGGTTATCTGGGTGCCGGCGGTGCCGGGCAATGCCATGAATGCCAACGATCGCATGATGGCGGGTCGCGTGGCCGAGCTGAGAGAAGCCTTGCCCTCATCGGCCATGATGGGAGTGGGGCTGATGGGCCAGGGCGCAAGAGGATGGGCTTCCACGGCGGATGAGGCTATCAGGGCCCTCGATTTCGGCATGCGCTGCGACGATGGCCGCCGGGTGTATTTTTATTCCGATATTGTTATGGAAGAGAGCGTGCGCGGCACCGATACGACGTTACGTTATCTGGTCTCGCTGATTGAACAATTATCCGGCGATCCGGATCTGCTGTTGACCCTGGAAACCTACTTTGAGCAATGCCAGCGCCGGAAGGCGGCGGCAAGCGTACTGGGTATTCATCCCAATACGCTGAACTATCGGCTGGAGCGTATTGAAAAACTGCTGGGGGCGCGGCTGGATGACGTGGGCTGGACGACAAAACTCTATGTGGCGCTCAAGCTCCGTCGCGCCGGTCCCCGAATTGCCCTAAACCCGGACGCATAG
- a CDS encoding ATP-dependent Clp protease proteolytic subunit gives MVSSKENDEDKEKDQPAISSFALNKLLDARSLIISGEINQALTEKVVSQLLILQEVNDKPIKIFLNSQGGHVEAADTIHDIIKFIKPEVQIIGTGWVASAGITIFLAAEKKNRFALPNTRFMIHQPLGGVQGQATDIEIEAKEILRMLDRVNKMISDATGQPLEKVQKDTDRNFWLTAPEALDYGLVGQTTPPERSLP, from the coding sequence GTGGTCTCAAGCAAAGAGAACGATGAAGACAAAGAGAAAGATCAACCGGCGATTTCTTCCTTTGCCCTGAACAAATTATTGGATGCCCGTTCCCTGATCATTTCCGGCGAGATCAATCAGGCATTGACCGAAAAGGTGGTGTCCCAGCTGTTGATTTTACAGGAAGTGAATGATAAGCCGATAAAAATCTTTCTCAACAGCCAGGGCGGGCATGTGGAAGCGGCCGATACCATCCATGACATCATCAAATTCATCAAGCCGGAAGTGCAGATAATCGGCACCGGCTGGGTGGCCAGCGCCGGCATTACCATTTTCCTGGCGGCGGAGAAAAAGAACCGCTTTGCCCTGCCCAATACCCGCTTTATGATCCATCAACCCCTCGGCGGCGTACAGGGACAGGCGACGGATATCGAAATCGAAGCCAAAGAGATCCTGCGCATGCTGGACCGGGTCAACAAGATGATAAGCGACGCCACCGGCCAGCCGCTGGAAAAAGTGCAGAAAGACACCGACCGCAACTTCTGGCTCACCGCGCCGGAAGCGTTGGATTACGGGTTGGTGGGACAGACCACCCCCCCCGAGAGGTCTCTTCCCTGA
- a CDS encoding ABC transporter substrate-binding protein, translating to MLSCLSFWAALPATAATVPPGVELAAKQEIVRNNGSEPASLDPHKVESDVEFNIISDFFEGLVSIDNDGHVRPRLAARWENKDNRVWTFHLRPGLKWSNGDPLTAGDVVYSWRRLVDPKTASPYESYLANMHLLNARQIIEGKKGTETLGIQAVDDVTLTITLEQPTAYFLAMLAHPSLVPVPQKAVAQFADKWTQPGHFVSNGPFTLSEWVVNERLTGVRNKRYWDDGHTQINKVTYLPIGSETADVNRYKAGEIDITYTVPQTLFPSLQQELGNQVHISPKLATYYYEFNTRKAPFNDSRVRQALNLGLDKDIIAGKVLGQGQIPAWLISQEKIGGVTLQKPDYAGWPREKRITEAKKLLAQAGFTAGHPLTLGLLYNTSESHQRIAIAASSMWRKNLGVEVKLHNQEWKTMLDTMHGGGFDLVRYAWVADYDDASTFLNNFRTGDSENTSLYANPDYDRTLALAARSGTAAQRGRYYQQAEDILARDVPAIPVYHYVSVQLVKPYIGGFSPSPLGVYYTKDLYVVKH from the coding sequence ATGTTAAGCTGCCTGAGCTTTTGGGCGGCGTTGCCCGCCACCGCCGCCACCGTGCCGCCCGGCGTCGAACTGGCGGCCAAACAGGAAATCGTGCGCAATAACGGCAGCGAACCGGCTTCCCTCGATCCGCATAAAGTGGAGAGCGATGTGGAATTCAATATCATCAGCGACTTTTTTGAAGGACTGGTGAGCATTGACAATGACGGCCATGTCCGGCCCCGCCTGGCCGCCCGCTGGGAAAACAAAGACAACCGCGTGTGGACCTTCCATCTGCGTCCGGGGCTGAAATGGTCGAACGGCGATCCCCTCACCGCCGGTGATGTGGTCTATAGCTGGCGTCGCCTGGTGGATCCCAAGACCGCCTCGCCTTATGAAAGCTATCTTGCCAATATGCACCTGCTGAACGCGCGGCAGATTATCGAAGGTAAAAAAGGAACCGAAACGCTGGGTATCCAGGCGGTGGACGACGTGACGCTGACCATCACCCTTGAGCAGCCGACGGCCTATTTTCTCGCGATGCTGGCCCATCCCTCCCTGGTGCCCGTTCCGCAAAAGGCGGTGGCTCAGTTTGCGGATAAATGGACCCAGCCGGGCCATTTCGTCAGCAACGGCCCCTTTACCCTGTCGGAATGGGTGGTGAACGAGCGCCTGACGGGCGTGCGTAATAAACGGTACTGGGATGACGGGCATACCCAAATCAACAAAGTGACCTATTTGCCCATCGGTTCGGAAACCGCCGACGTTAACCGCTATAAGGCCGGTGAAATCGACATTACCTATACCGTGCCGCAGACGTTATTCCCATCGCTGCAACAGGAATTGGGCAATCAGGTCCATATTTCGCCGAAACTGGCCACCTATTATTATGAGTTCAATACCCGCAAGGCGCCGTTTAATGACAGCCGCGTGCGCCAAGCGCTTAACCTTGGCCTGGATAAGGATATCATCGCCGGTAAGGTGCTGGGACAGGGGCAAATTCCCGCCTGGCTGATAAGCCAGGAAAAAATCGGCGGCGTGACGCTGCAAAAACCGGACTATGCCGGATGGCCGCGGGAAAAAAGGATTACCGAAGCGAAAAAATTATTGGCCCAGGCCGGATTTACCGCCGGGCATCCGCTGACGCTGGGCCTGCTGTACAACACGTCTGAATCACACCAGCGCATCGCCATTGCCGCCAGTTCGATGTGGCGAAAAAATCTTGGCGTCGAGGTGAAGCTGCATAACCAGGAATGGAAAACCATGCTCGACACCATGCACGGCGGTGGTTTTGATCTGGTGCGTTATGCCTGGGTGGCCGACTATGATGATGCTTCCACCTTTTTGAACAACTTTCGCACCGGCGACAGTGAAAACACCTCGCTATATGCCAATCCGGACTATGACCGGACCCTTGCCCTTGCCGCCCGGTCGGGCACGGCGGCGCAAAGAGGCCGGTACTACCAGCAGGCGGAAGATATCCTGGCCCGGGATGTGCCGGCGATTCCGGTCTACCATTATGTGTCGGTACAGCTGGTGAAACCCTATATCGGCGGCTTCAGCCCGAGCCCGCTGGGGGTGTATTACACCAAGGATCTTTACGTGGTCAAACATTGA
- a CDS encoding GntR family transcriptional regulator, producing the protein MSAELEMIRPESLRHQVENVLRQAIMTGRYAPGERLIERELCETLGVSRTSVREALRKLEAEKLVHIVPNKGPIVAIISPQEAAELYALRGLLEGFAAREFAVRASEEDIARFGAAVQQLHAAGAAQDQGRVLDAKNALYDVLLSNCGNSLVKEILGSLHSRVNLLRATSLMHLQRLPASLNEIDNLYRAIQQRDADAAQAAAQLHVANAEKMALRLLVGLQH; encoded by the coding sequence ATGTCAGCAGAACTGGAAATGATACGACCCGAATCATTGCGTCACCAGGTCGAAAATGTCCTGCGGCAGGCAATCATGACCGGGCGTTATGCCCCCGGTGAGCGGCTTATCGAGCGGGAGCTCTGTGAAACGCTGGGGGTCAGCCGTACCTCGGTGCGAGAGGCGTTGCGTAAGCTGGAAGCGGAAAAACTGGTGCATATCGTGCCGAATAAAGGACCGATTGTGGCCATTATCTCGCCGCAGGAAGCCGCGGAGCTGTACGCGCTGCGCGGACTGCTGGAAGGCTTTGCCGCCCGTGAGTTCGCCGTACGGGCCAGTGAAGAGGACATCGCCCGCTTCGGCGCCGCGGTGCAGCAGCTGCACGCCGCCGGCGCGGCGCAGGATCAGGGCCGGGTCTTGGACGCAAAAAACGCTTTGTATGATGTTTTGCTCAGCAACTGCGGCAATTCACTGGTGAAAGAGATCCTCGGCAGCCTGCATTCGCGGGTAAATCTGCTGCGCGCCACGTCGCTGATGCATCTGCAACGCCTGCCCGCCAGCCTGAACGAAATCGATAATCTGTATCGCGCGATACAGCAGCGGGATGCGGATGCCGCCCAGGCGGCGGCGCAGCTGCATGTGGCCAACGCCGAAAAAATGGCCCTGCGCCTGCTGGTCGGCTTGCAGCATTAA
- a CDS encoding carboxymuconolactone decarboxylase family protein, which yields MSLNETFLPIDETGVSSQGEWGAQWESIRRLDAGFYDACRQLAAVPWQKNHLDNKTKAFIALSASAAATHLYLPGVGRYLRLALSYGATREELMEVLELTATLGIHAANIGVPLLMEVLEEEGLRSGSSPLDARQETLKQRFIENRGYWHAFWDGMLELDPELFDAYVAFSSVPWRSGVLSPKVKELIYCAFDASATHLYVQGLKLHMRNAIGYGASAQEILEVLEIVSAIGMHGAAAAAPLLEQALAERLSPGRLG from the coding sequence ATGAGCTTAAATGAAACTTTTTTACCCATCGATGAAACCGGTGTTTCCTCGCAGGGGGAGTGGGGGGCGCAATGGGAAAGCATCCGCCGCCTGGATGCGGGTTTTTATGACGCCTGCCGGCAATTGGCCGCGGTGCCCTGGCAAAAAAATCATCTGGATAACAAGACCAAGGCATTTATCGCCCTCAGCGCCAGCGCGGCGGCCACCCATCTTTATCTGCCGGGGGTGGGGCGCTACCTGCGCCTGGCATTGAGCTACGGCGCTACCCGCGAGGAACTGATGGAAGTGCTGGAACTCACCGCCACCCTGGGCATCCACGCCGCCAATATTGGTGTCCCGCTGCTGATGGAAGTCCTGGAGGAGGAAGGGCTGCGCAGCGGTTCATCCCCCCTTGATGCCCGCCAGGAAACCCTGAAGCAGCGTTTTATTGAAAACCGCGGCTACTGGCACGCCTTTTGGGACGGCATGCTGGAGCTGGATCCGGAATTGTTTGACGCCTACGTGGCGTTTTCCTCGGTCCCCTGGCGCAGCGGCGTACTGAGTCCCAAGGTGAAAGAGCTGATTTACTGCGCCTTTGACGCTTCCGCCACCCACCTGTATGTTCAGGGATTAAAGCTGCATATGCGCAATGCCATCGGCTACGGCGCCAGCGCGCAGGAGATCCTCGAAGTGCTGGAGATTGTCAGCGCCATCGGCATGCATGGCGCCGCCGCCGCCGCGCCCTTGCTGGAGCAGGCGCTGGCGGAGCGGCTATCCCCTGGCCGGCTGGGGTAG
- a CDS encoding cupin domain-containing protein, with translation MKIFYGRAADAASEQRTASFSGVVWADPVMPATDNITIANVFFSPGARTYWHTHEQGQILQVTSGCGWICVDGRDAQKIRQGDVVWIPADERHWHGAARDSYLAHTAISLGKTRWQEEVAQQDYLDRTERKS, from the coding sequence ATGAAGATTTTTTACGGCAGGGCGGCGGATGCGGCGTCGGAACAACGCACCGCCAGCTTCAGCGGCGTGGTGTGGGCGGATCCGGTGATGCCCGCCACGGACAATATCACCATCGCCAACGTGTTTTTCTCGCCGGGGGCGCGCACCTACTGGCATACCCATGAGCAGGGCCAGATATTGCAGGTCACGTCGGGCTGCGGCTGGATTTGCGTCGACGGCCGGGACGCGCAAAAAATCCGCCAGGGCGATGTGGTATGGATTCCCGCCGATGAGCGCCACTGGCACGGCGCCGCCCGCGACAGCTACCTGGCGCATACCGCCATTTCCCTCGGCAAGACCCGGTGGCAAGAGGAAGTAGCGCAGCAAGACTATCTGGACCGCACGGAGCGTAAATCATGA
- a CDS encoding NAD(P)-dependent oxidoreductase → MMNIDRAGFIGLGNMGGRMTRRLVEAGIAVRGYDTERERAAAAGAQAAASLRDVAEYGDVVLLSLPDSRVVEAVAEGRDGLLDHCRAGQTVIDLSTSAATSTRRLHGLFKARGVAYIDAGISGGAAAAEKGALTLMVGGDAAAIEAVQWVFRPFAAKVVNMGDSGAGHTAKLLNNFLNAVSLAATAEVMVAAKKAGLDLHSLLEVLNSSSGVNFATLNRFPKIVDGDYLEGGLTSRLMIKDVVLYTDLTHELGVASLNAAGPLASFGLAGALGYGDKISNRVVDAIGDISGGVRLYDAGSTPEGGQK, encoded by the coding sequence ATGATGAATATCGATCGGGCGGGATTTATCGGTTTAGGCAATATGGGCGGGCGCATGACCCGGCGTCTGGTGGAGGCCGGCATCGCGGTGCGGGGCTATGACACCGAACGGGAGCGGGCCGCCGCCGCGGGCGCCCAGGCCGCCGCATCGCTGCGCGACGTGGCGGAGTATGGCGACGTGGTGCTGCTGTCATTGCCCGACAGCCGGGTGGTGGAGGCGGTGGCTGAAGGGCGGGACGGACTGCTGGACCACTGCCGCGCCGGGCAAACGGTGATTGATCTGAGCACCAGCGCCGCCACGTCCACCCGCCGGCTGCATGGCCTGTTCAAGGCCCGGGGCGTGGCCTATATCGACGCCGGTATTTCCGGCGGCGCGGCGGCGGCGGAAAAAGGCGCGCTGACGCTGATGGTGGGAGGAGACGCCGCCGCCATCGAGGCGGTGCAATGGGTGTTCCGTCCCTTCGCCGCCAAGGTGGTCAACATGGGGGACAGCGGCGCGGGGCATACCGCTAAGCTGCTGAATAATTTCCTTAACGCCGTCAGTCTCGCCGCCACCGCGGAGGTGATGGTGGCGGCGAAAAAGGCCGGTCTGGATTTGCATTCGCTGCTGGAGGTGCTTAACAGTAGCAGCGGCGTTAATTTCGCCACCCTGAACCGTTTTCCGAAAATTGTCGACGGCGATTATCTGGAAGGCGGCCTTACGTCCCGGCTGATGATCAAAGATGTGGTGCTTTACACCGACCTGACCCATGAACTGGGGGTGGCGTCGCTGAACGCGGCGGGTCCGCTGGCCAGCTTCGGATTGGCCGGCGCCCTGGGCTACGGCGATAAGATCAGCAATCGCGTGGTGGACGCCATCGGCGATATTTCCGGCGGCGTCAGGCTTTATGATGCCGGTTCAACACCTGAGGGAGGACAGAAATGA